The Apis mellifera strain DH4 linkage group LG8, Amel_HAv3.1, whole genome shotgun sequence genome contains a region encoding:
- the LOC409722 gene encoding basement membrane-specific heparan sulfate proteoglycan core protein isoform X30, which yields MELPARRFLVILLLLLALVQASLGQKQRRSYRQRNRVRCRSDEFECLDGSCVSQTARCDGRSDCRDRSDEYNCTVTTCSGDQFRCLDGTCISIDKRCNHNIDCRNGEDEKQCGCGATEFRCTDGRCIGYELQCNGVEECSDGSDERDCDLAPCPSMDFTCSDGSCILKSSVCDGFDDCPRAEDELHCERECTPTQFKCITGNKCIEGIYRCDGQPDCPDQSDEDCANETITHATPPISQPWPGGATESRRECDPSKEMRCDDGQCILLRRKCDNIFDCLDGSDERGCGVCSPAEWKCASGECIAEIERCDNVIHCADGSDESGCVSECPAGMFRCNDGLCLDNKRRCDGRPQCSDGSDEINCQCPDGQLPCDNKVCINKNFFCDNNIDCHDGSDERDCNNAVTQPPRCREDEFTCRDGTCIPQSALCDERPDCPYAEDEANCLQGKNTSDRTNLVGLIHETRDNKDYNPDYQAPANHSTPRSCAPDDFVCADGTCIPETHHCDHFYDCRDFTDEQYCFGCGKDQFQCADGNCIRIEDQCNGYIDCADGTDEDDCDHFGPHPMSGRVCPAGFIMCIRDRDCVPQSSLCNGIPECRDRSDEEYCTTEPSSLSLKTYPSEQVIKENPAKQGREVVFQCRDEGPLRAKVRWLRGNNLPLPSGSRDINGRLEIPNIQLNHSGSYICEAVDYPPSTPGQQVSVYLTVEKFDPPATSRPHVCQYDEATCSNGECIPKSYVCNDRLDCTDGSDEMRCSPHGCEPNQFRCNNTQCVSKLWRCDGDKDCADGSDEENCAPNKPGSPCRFTEFACASNNQCIPKSYHCDMEKDCLDASDEVGCSPVFIVKPPVPMITLNIGEVLTITCTAIGVPTPEINWRLNWGHVPPKCTMTSINGTGTLTCPNIQPEDQGAYSCEGLNNAGFVFAIPDAIVMVNKSMRDICPKGMFNSEARNPDECISCFCFGVATECHSANLFTYHIPPPMDRHNIIEVKFQPNIQILNDITGQISILRSIDRNGVQLYQQDLLSNTDKELPYFALPETYYGNQLKSYGGYLKYRVRFNGTGVANSAPSVILSGNNYRLVHRGKQLIPNYDNEEIVRFFQGEWYKQQGWNEIPATREDIMMTLENVDNILIKAQYDNSPYLDIRITNIVMDTADVRNTGLGSASYVEECECPSGYSGLSCEQCAPGYLRRQSGPWLGQCYRDEPPCSSGYYGDPSRNIPCQMCPCPLTNPSNQFARTCQLGSDGQPTCNCPPGYIGRRCEQCDVGYQGNPLIPGDMCVPISHCDPDGSLSLVADPITGRCRCKLYATGLTCNQCKANTFNLATKNQFGCISCFCMGITNKCVSSNWYRNDIRVSFTNSIRDFSLIESKSPDTLPIVNGIRLDAVNREIIYSDFPNRGNNDVYYWQLPSIFLGDQITSYGGNLKYTVRYVPSPGGQSSKNNAADVELISANDINLLYFSREFPEPNTPQTFTVPLLEQYWQRNDGTQADREHLLMALADIRAIKIKATYTTHTDEAALSLVSLDTAEKYNTGKIRAVEVEECTCPVGYKGLSCEDCDVGYTRASEGLYLGICEPCNCNGHSNQCNPDTGVCENCAHHTTGDFCDICESGYEGDATRGTPYDCTYSTERPCMCNELGSRSSVCIGNTCDCKRNVEGSQCNRCRSGTFGLSAENPNGCNECYCSGLTDQCHESSLYVQQIPMWVYDNQHGFTLTDSSRQEIIDDGFELNLATNEIGYRYPDSRGRRLFWSLPTIFTGNKVKSYGGNLTLTQHITAYSGAQSYKDQDIILIGNGITLFWTNPTEIQPDIPLTYSVPFRESEWKRLTTEGPRVTSRIDLMTVLSNLEAILVRATHSEWMTATYISDISLDTAVEHQTGNKRAIQVEVCRCPTGYVGTSCESCARGYYRDTNDRSVSYLGSCILCPCNNNEESCEMTRIGQVKCHCQPGYVGQYCQDTGELMVSLTPMTGEVKANSWVLFTCSYKFSNPLYISFTMSPCDGYPVTATATEPYSLKTTTNGSLRTWYVYVRQHPFNVECCISDLNGKELIKVVSTVLPEGTTIPTTPFTTITPPMILIYIRGPEFQIIETGTTVRYHCSGTSVDNGSLYIKWEKEGGQLPPGRSVDDNHGLLVIRDVKVSDSGIYVCQVSDGVHIGYKNVTLTVGAFPQSLLDIPTAPRTIVIPPSLQVVEGHSAEFRCEASGNPPPQIEWIRVHGPMNPEVIVYNGAWILKAVSKSDAAEYKCIARNNIGVDERTVILYVKDNFETPPSHSIPPIITPPQWIGSVGDTIVITCIPSLDANVTWTRERNIPLPPTANQRDGILTIVNPSTYDSGIYKCTTISYIGTVAQKTINITVTPRRPLPTVKVTPEKQTVPQGSIAEVKCFTTGEPGVQVKWSKYLEQMSPNVQQIGDTLRIVNIQIADRGVYVCRVTGSSGSHEASAIIEVEPREPPLVEIYPKNVPPVILGGSTDLQCRAIAGIPIPVLQWSHEDGRPFASNIKHLPGGVLRLSNITTNDGGSYVCSAVNSVGSNSATVYIEVQSVPIILITPKSGILTVKPGDRVRLVCSATGYPQPTVAWSKHMNIVPLTTNEVIDTPQKAVYEIYSASPNDEGSYTCHANNAAGIVEERVYIRVEDSEVYPPCRGDVPCHDTTSDDPIPKDYLRIPNGGKVEMRCHVHDNDGNHIYLDWKRTDHRALPNGSSVHNGVLIIPAVDKSAAGEYVCSGMDQAGNLLFKAKSHLEVLSPPRIVLIPPRQTVRSGESPSIECRTNGDEPMTIEWNAIGRSLPYSVTHNRGLLQFHGITYSDAGKYVCKATNDAGTAEAVAEVLVNEHPYENTEVKATQRDIVTYIGQPVRLQCMVREKATIHWVRDGQPLPSNVRIEEDYLELPRVRPEDSGRYICQIQTSHGVSSDYINLNVSHCMRVNQTQCRQNNCMCGIQGCFLLDYYCNVNPLFSGDNRYFNSKRWIHHYLQNRGATPIPAVSVEVSQDPVNIGDTIDIRCACSGTHNPRYHWSRPNHMSLPENAQEYGNVLRLSNVAVSDSGLYRCTADTPEGVFKQDFNLVVHGGNNDAPAIETKYAPYGSSLEMDCRPNIDPPMKFHWSKLGGFLPPDAQIFESKLKLINVKAEDAGTYICSVNNNHENIEIPTVLVVTGVVPYFSQAPRSFIALSPLRDSYLKFNIEISFKPQSYDGIILYNDESSSGNGDFVLLSLVRGYPQFSFNLGSGPAIIRADKSVTLGEWHTIKLQRNRKEGTMLVDGEGPYKGVAVGKKQGLDLKALLFIGGVPSDNIITQYAEINSGFVGCISRLIIGEKEIDLIGDQTDSVGITNCETCAENPCNNGGVCQEAATKNGYLCLCRAGYSGKHCDYIGQSCYPGACGEGNCVNKETGFECYCPPGRTGPRCENSIKIYEPAFYDDKSFIAHETPKALRRARMNPIKTYGRLRARNAQVRKPRSRPHHHNKLHHTKH from the exons TTCGATGTCGGTCAGACGAGTTCGAGTGCTTAGACGGAAGTTGCGTGAGCCAAACCGCGAGATGCGATGGAAGATCCGATTGCAGGGATCGTTCTGACGAGTACAATTGCACCG TGACCACCTGCAGCGGGGATCAATTCAGGTGTCTAGACGGTACCTGTATCAGCATCGACAAAAGGTGTAATCACAACATAGACTGTCGCAATGGGGAGGACGAGAAGCAGTGTG GTTGCGGAGCGACCGAGTTTCGCTGCACGGATGGACGATGCATCGGTTACGAGTTGCAGTGCAACGGGGTGGAGGAGTGCTCAGACGGCTCTGACGAGAGGGACTGCG ATTTGGCCCCGTGCCCTTCTATGGACTTCACCTGCAGCGACGGCTCTTGCATATTGAAGAGCTCCGTTTGCGACGGATTCGACGACTGCCCACGGGCAGAAGACGAGCTTCACTGCG AACGGGAATGCACACCTACCCAGTTCAAATGTATCACCGGGAACAAGTGCATCGAGGGTATCTACAGGTGCGACGGCCAACCGGATTGTCCGGATCAGAGCGACGAAGATTGCGCTAACGAAACCATTACACACGCCACTCCACCTATCA GCCAGCCGTGGCCGGGCGGTGCAACCGAGAGCCGGAGGGAATGCGATCCGAGCAAGGAAATGCGTTGCGACGACGGACAATGCATTCTGCTTCGACGCAAATGCGACAATATCTTCGACTGCCTCGACGGCAGTGACGAGCGTGGTTGTG GTGTCTGCTCACCTGCCGAATGGAAATGTGCCAGTGGTGAATGCATAGCGGAAATCGAGAGATGCGACAATGTTATCCACTGTGCTGACGGATCTGACGAATCTGGATGCG TAAGTGAATGCCCAGCTGGAATGTTTCGATGCAACGACGGATTGTGCCTGGACAATAAGAGACGTTGCGATGGTCGACCACAATGTTCGGACGGCTCGGACGAAATCAACTGCC AATGTCCCGATGGTCAGTTACCATGTGACAACAAAGTGTGCATCAACAAAAACTTCTTCTGCGATAACAACATCGATTGTCACGATGGGAGCGACGAACGCGATTGCA atAATGCCGTGACTCAACCACCAAGATGTCGCGAGGACGAGTTTACTTGTCGCGATGGAACCTGCATTCCGCAATCAGCCCTCTGCGACGAACGACCCGACTGTCCTTACGCGGAGGACGAGGCCAATTGTCTTCAAG GTAAGAACACGTCGGATAGAACCAACCTGGTAGGGCTAATCCACGAGACTCGGGATAACAAGGATTACAATCCGGATTATCAAGCGCCTGCTAATCACAGTACTCCAAGAAGTTGTGCTCCCGATGATTTTGTTTGTGCTGATGGCACTTGCATCCCTGAAACTCACCACTGCGACCATTTCTACGATTGCCGCGACTTTACCGACGAACAGTATTGCTTCG gCTGTGGCAAAGATCAATTCCAATGTGCAGATGGAAATTGCATTAGGATTGAGGACCAATGCAATGGTTATATTGATTGTGCTGATGGAACTGATGAAGATGATTGTg ATCATTTTGGTCCCCATCCAATGTCTGGTCGAGTTTGTCCAGCTGGTTTCATCATGTGCATCAGAGACAGAGATTGTGTTCCTCAATCTTCTCTTTGCAATGGAATACCAGAATGTAGAGATAGATCTGATGAAGAATATTGTA cCACAGAACCATCTAGCCTTAGCTTGAAGACTTATCCAAGTGAGCAAGTGATTAAAGAAA ATCCGGCGAAGCAAG GTCGCGAAGTTGTGTTTCAATGTCGCGACGAAGGTCCTCTTCGGGCTAAAGTACGCTGGCTACGAGGAAATAATCTTCCTCTGCCATCTGGAAGTCGAGATATCAATGGACGTTTGGAAATTCCAAATATCCAGTTGAATCATTCGGGATCATACATTTGTGAGGCTGTTGATTATCCTCCATCCACTCCTGGCCAACAAGTTAGCGTATATCTTACTGtagaaaaat TTGACCCACCAGCGACAAGCAGACCTCATGTGTGTCAATATGATGAAGCTACTTGTAGCAACGGTGAATGTATTCCTAAGTCATATGTATGCAATGATAGATTAGACTGTACCGATGGTTCTGATGAAATGCGTTGCA GTCCACACGGTTGCGAACCCAATCAATTCCGTTGCAATAATACTCAGTGTGTAAGTAAACTATGGCGTTGTGACGGTGACAAAGATTGTGCCGATGGCAGCGATGAAGAAAATTGTGCTCCGAACAAACCAGGCTCTCCCTGTCGCTTCACAGAATTTGCTTGTGCCAGTAATAACCAATGTATACCTAAAAGTTATCATTGTGATATGGAAAAAGATTGTTTAGATGCTAGCGATGAAGTAGGATGtt ctcCAGTTTTTATAGTGAAGCCACCTGTCCCTATGATTACACTGAATATAGGGGAAGTTTTAACAATCACCTGTACAGCAATTGGTGTGCCTACTCCTGAAATCAATTGGCGTCTTAATTGGGGCCATGTCCCTCCCAAATGTACCATGACATCTATAAATGGAACTGGAACACTCACATGTCCTAACATTCAACCAGAAGATCAAGGAGCTTATTCTTGTGAAGGATTGAACAATGCTGGTTTCGTATTTGCCATACCTGACGCTATTGTCATGGTAAATAAATCTATGAGAGATATTTGTCCTAAAGGAATGTTCAATTCTGAAGCCAGAAATCCAGATGAGTGCATCTCCTGTTTCTGTTTCGGTGTCGCTACTGAATGTCATAGTGCCAATCTCTTCACTTATCATATTCCTCCACCAATGGATCGTCATAATATCATAGAAGTCAAATTTCAaccaaatattcaaattctaaaTGATATTACTGGACAGATCTCAATCCTGAGAAGCATAGATCGAAATGGTGTACAATTATATCAACAAGACTTACTATCGAATACCGATAAGGAACTTCCTTACTTCGCCCTACCTGAAACTTACTATGGAAATCAATTGAAATCTTATGGTGGTTATTTGAAATACAGAGTACGTTTTAACGGAACTGGTGTAGCAAATTCTGCACCATCAGTTATTTTAAGCGGAAACAATTATCGTCTAGTGCATAGAGGAAAACAGTTAATACCGAATTACGATAACGAGGAAATTGTGAGATTTTTTCAAGGCGAGTGGTATAAACAACAAGGATGGAATGAAATTCCTGCTACAAGAGAAGATATCATGATGACACTAGAGAATGTAgacaatattttgattaa agcACAGTATGATAATTCTCCATACTTGGATATCCGAATTACTAATATAGTAATGGACACAGCTGATGTAAGAAATACTGGACTTGGATCAGCATCTTATGTCGAAGAATGTGAATGTCCTTCag gaTATAGTGGTTTGTCATGCGAGCAGTGTGCGCCTGGATATTTAAGACGACAGTCTGGTCCTTGGCTTGGTCAATGTTACAGAGATGAACCACCATGTTCTTCAGGATATTATGGAGATCCTTCAAGAAACATTCCTTGTCAAATGTGTCCTTGCCCGCTCACCAATCCATCCAATCA ATTTGCACGTACTTGTCAGCTTGGCTCAGATGGTCAGCCTACCTGCAATTGTCCACCAGGATATATAGGTCGTAGGTGTGAACAATGTGATGTAGGATATCAAGGAAATCCTCTTATTCCAGGAGATATGTGTGTTCCCATATCTCATTGCGATCCTGATGGTAGCCTTAGTTTAGTTGCAGATCCTATCACTGGAAGATGTCGGTGCaag TTATATGCCACGGGTCTTACTTGCAATCAATGCAAGGCAAATACATTCAATTTGGCAACGAAAAATCAGTTTGGTTGTATCAGCTGCTTTTGCATGGGCATTACTAATAAATGCGTTTCCTCCAATTGGTATAGAAATGAT attcgaGTTTCTTTTACTAATTCTATCAGAGATTTCTCTCTTATCGAATCTAAAAGTCCAGACACTTTACCAATTGTAAATGGTATTCGTCTAGACGCAGTTAATCGTGAAATTATCTATAGTGATTTCCCTAATCGCGGAAACAATGATGTTTATTATTGGCAATTGCCGAGTATCTTTTTAGGCGACCAAATTACTTCATACGGTGGAAACCTCAAATATACTGTTCGTTATGTACCATCACCAGGTGGTCAGAGCTCAAAGAATAATGCTGCTGATGTTGAATTAATTAGTGCCAATGATATCAATCTGTTATATTTCTCTCGAGAGTTTCCCGAACCAAATACTCCACAAACATTTACCGTTCCTCTCTTAGAACAATATTGGCAACGCAATGATGGAACACAAGCTGACAGAGAGCATTTGCTAATGGCCCTTGCTGATATTCGTGCAATTAAAATCAAAGCCACATATACTACTCATACCGATGAGGCTGCTTTATCACTAGTATCTTTAGATACAGCCGAAAAATACAATACAGGAAAAATTAGAGCGGTAGAAGTAGAAGAATGCACTTGTCCAGTTGGTTATAAAGGATTATCTTGCGAGGATTGTGATGTTGGCTATACTAGAGCAAGCGAAGGTCTCTATTTGGGTATTTGTGAACCTTGCAATTGCAATGGTCATTCCAACCAATGTAATCCTGACACTGGAGTATGCGAGAATTGTGCTCATCATACCACTGGTGACTTTTGTGACATTTGCGAGAGCGGATATGAGGGTGATGCAACTCGAGGAACTCCTTATGATTGTACTTATAGTACAGAACGACCTTGTATGTGTAACGAACTTGGTTCACGCAGTAGTGTATGTATCGGAAATACATGTGACTGTAAACGGAACGTTGAGGGATCTCAATGTAATAGGTGTCGTTCAGGTACATTTGGATTATCTGCGGAAAATCCGAATGGGTGCAACGAATGTTACTGTAGTGGATTAACCGATCAATGTCATGAGAGTTCTCTATATGTTCAACAAATACCTATGTGGGTCTATGACAATCAACACGGTTTCACTTTAACAGATTCATCGAGACAAGAAATCATAGATGATGGTTTCGAATTAAATCTTGCTACAAACGAAATAGGATATCGTTATCCAGATAGCAGAGGACGCAGATTATTCTGGTCCTTACCAACTATTTTCACTGGCAATAAAGTCAAAAGTTATGGTGGTAATTTAACATTAACTCAACACATTACTGCTTATTCTGGTGCTCAAAGTTACAAGGATCAAGATATTATACTAATTGGAAATGGGATCACTTTATTCTGGACAAATCCTACTGAAATTCAACCTGATATACCATTGACCTATTCAGTACCATTTAGAGAATCGGAATGGAAACGTTTAACTACCGAAGGACCTCGTGTTACATCAAGAATCGATCTGATGACAGTGCTATCTAATTTGGAAGCAATTTTGGTTCGTGCAACGCATAGTGAATGGATGACAGCTACTTATATCAGCGACATAAGTCTAGATACAGCTGTAGAGCATCAAACTGGTAATAAGAGAGCGATTCAAGTGGAAGTTTGTCGCTGTCCTACTGGTTATGTAGGAACATCCTGTGAATCCTGTGCCAGGGGTTATTATAGAGATACTAATGATCGATCCGTCAGCTACTTGGGATCCTGCATTCTGTGCCCTTGCAACAACAATGAGGAAAGCTGTGAGATGACACGAATTGGTCAAGTGAAGTGTCATTGTCAACCAGGATATGTGGGCCAGTATTGTCAAGATACtg GTGAACTGATGGTAAGTCTAACGCCAATGACGGGTGAAGTAAAGGCAAACTCGTGGGTTCTGTTCACATGCAGTTACAAGTTCTCAAACCCgttatatatctcttttacAATGAGTCCATGTGATGGCTATCCTGTAACCGCGACTGCCACCGAGCCGTATTCTCTCAAAACAACAACAAACGGATCGTTGAGGACTTGGTATGTTTACGTCCGGCAACATCCTTTCAATGTGGAATGCTGTATCTCGGATCTGAACGGAAAAGAGTTAATCAAAGTTGTGTCGACAGTCTTACCAG AAGGTACTACTATACCAACCACTCCATTTACTACTATAACTCCACcaatgattttgatttatattagagGACCAGAGTTCCAAATAATTGAAACAGGAACCACTGTTAGATATCATTGTTCTGGAACATCTGTAGATAAT ggatctttatatatcaaatgggAGAAAGAAGGTGGTCAACTACCGCCGGGAAGAAGTGTAGATGATAATCATGGTTTATTAGTTATTCGAGACGTGAAAGTATCTGATAGCGGTATTTATGTGTGTCAAGTCAGTGATGGAGTACACATTGGTTACAAAAATGTTACTCTGACTGTTGGAG CTTTTCCACAAAGTTTATTGGATATTCCAA CTGCACCAAGGACTATTGTCATACCTCCATCTCTACAAGTAGTAGAGGGACATTCTGCGGAATTTCGTTGCGAAGCCAGCGGAAATCCACCGCCACAAATTGAATGGATTCGTGTTCATGGTCCCATGAATCCGGAAGTCATAGTTTACAATGGAGCGTGGATTCTAAAAGCTGTTTCAAAAAGTGATGCCGCCGAATATAAATGCATagcaagaaataatattggtGTAGATGAAAGAACTGTTATTCTCTACGTTAAAg ataatttcgAAACTCCACCATCACATTCAATACCACCTATCATAACTCCTCCACAATGGATTGGATCAGTTGGAGATACAATCGTGATAACTTGCATCCCATCTCTAGATGCCAATGTTACTTGGACccgagaaagaaatattccatTGCCTCCTACAGCCAATCAACGCGATGGTATTTTAACAATTGTAAATCCAAGCACGTATGATTCTGGTATCTACAAATGCACTACAATCAGCTATATCGGAACAGTAGCTCAAAAAACCATCAACATAACAGTAACACCTAGAAGACCTTTGCCAACTGTTAAAGTAACACCTGAAAAACAGACTGTTCCTCAAGGTAGTATAGCTGAAGTAAAATGTTTCACAACCGGAGAACCTGGTGTACAAGTAAAATGGAGTAAATATCTTGAACAAATGAGTCCTAATGTGCAACAAATTGGAGATACTTTGAGAATTGTTAACATCCAGATTGCTGATCGTGGTGTTTACGTCTGTCGAGTCACAGGATCAAGTGGAAGTCACGAAGCTAGCGCTATCATTGAAGTTGAAC CGAGAGAACCTCCATTGGTAGAGATTTATCCCAAAAACGTTCCTCCAGTTATTCTGGGTGGATCCACAGATCTTCAATGTCGAGCAATCGCTGGAATTCCTATACCAGTGCTTCAATGGTCCCATGAAGATGGCCGACCATTCGcttctaatattaaacatcTTCCTGGAGGGGTTTTAAGGCTTTCCAATATCACAACTAATGATGGGGGTTCTTATGTTTGTTCTGCTGTCAATTCCGTTGGTTCAAATTCTGCAACTGTATATATAGAAGTTCAATCTGTGCCTATCATCTTAATAACACCTAAATCTGGAATTTTAACCGTGAAACCTGGAGATAGAGTACGATTAGTTTGTAGCGCAACCGGATATCCGCAACCTACAGTCGCTTGGAGTAAACACATGAATATAGTACCTCT tacaACAAATGAAGTAATTGATACCCCTCAAAAAGctgtttatgaaatatattctgcATCTCCGAATGATGAAGGTTCGTATACCTGCCATGCAAATAACGCAGCAGGAATTGTCGAAGAACGCGTTTATATCAGAGTAGAGGATTCAGAGGTTTACCCACCTTGCAGAGGCGATGTTCCTTGTCAT GATACTACAAGCGATGACCCCATACCAAAAGATTATCTTAGAATTCCCAATGGAGGCAAGGTAGAAATGCGTTGCCATGTGCATGATAATGATGGAAATCATATTTATCTAGACTGGAAGAGAACAGATCATAGAGCTTTGCCAAATGGTAGTTCTGTTCACAATGGTGTACTAATCATTCCAGCTGTAGATAAGAGCGCTGCAGGAGAATATGTTTGTTCTGGAATGGATCAAGCCGGCAATCTTCTCTTTAAAGCTAAATCTCATCTTGAAGTATTAT cTCCACCCAGGATTGTATTAATTCCACCCAGACAAACTGTTCGTTCTGGAGAAAGTCCGTCAATCGAATGTCGTACAAATGGAGATGAACCCATGACTATAGAATGGAATGCTATCGGGCGCTCCTTACCTTATTCAGTGACACACAATCGTGGACTTCTTCAATTCCATGGAATCACTTATTCTGATGCCGGAAAATATGTCTGTAAAGCTACTAACGATGCAGGAACTGCTGAAGCTGTCGCTGAAGTTCTGGTGAATG aacATCCATATGAAAATACAGAAGTCAAAGCTACCCAAAGAGACATTGTCACTTATATAGGACAACCTGTACGTTTACAATGTATGGTTAGAGAAAAAGCTACTATACACTGGGTCAGAGATGGACAACCATTGCCATCTAATGTTAGAATAGAAGAGGATTATTTAGAGCTGCCTAGAGTAAGACCAGAAGACAGTGGAAGATACATCTGCCAAATACAAACCTCTCATGGAGTCTCCAGTgactatattaatttaaatgtttcgc ATTGCATGCGTGTGAACCAAACGCAGTGCAGGCAAAACAATTGTATGTGCGGCATTCAAGGATGCTTTCTATTGGATTACTATTGCAACGTCAATCCTCTCTTCTCTGGTGATAACCGCTACTTCAACAGCAAACGGTGGATTCACCACTATCTTCAAAATCGAGGCg ctaCTCCGATACCTGCAGTTAGTGTGGAAGTCTCTCAGGATCCAGTGAATATCGGAGACACCATTGATATACGTTGTGCATGTTCTGGAACTCATAATCCACGTTATCATTGGTCTAGACCTAACCATATGAGTCTACCAGAAAATGCTCAAGAATATGGAAATGTTTTGAGATTATCTAACGTGGCTGTTAGTGACAGTGGATTATATAGATGTACTGCTGATACTCCTGAAGGTGTTTTCAAACAAGACTTCAATCTTGTTGTACatg gtgGAAATAATGATGCACCAGCAATTGAAACTAAATACGCTCCTTATGGATCTAGCCTAGAAATGGATTGCCGTCCTAATATTGACCCaccaatgaaatttcattggaGTAAATTGGGAGGTTTTCTGCCACCTGATGCTCAAATTTTCGAG AGTAAATTGAAGTTAATTAATGTCAAAGCAGAGGATGCAGGAACCTATATCTGCAGTGTAAATAACAatcatgaaaatatagaaatacccACAGTACTTGTGGTAACAGGAGTTGTCCCATATTTCAGTCAGGCTCCTCGAAGTTTTATTGCCTTATCTCCATTACGTGATTCCTatctaaaattcaatatcgaaatttctttcaaacctCAAAGTTATGATggtataatcttatataatgaTGAATCCAGTAGTGGAAATGGTGATTTTGTTTTGTTATCACTTGTTAGAGGCTATCCACAATTcag CTTCAATCTCGGTTCTGGACCTGCTATCATTCGGGCGGATAAATCTGTAACACTTGGAGAATGGCATACTATAAAACTTCAACGgaatagaaaagaaggaaCTATGTTAGTTGATGGTGAAGGTCCTTACAAAGGTGTCGCAGTTGGCAAAAAGCAAGGATTAGATTTGAAAGCACTATTGTTTATCGGTGGAGTTCCCAGTGATAACATAATAACTCAATATGCAGAAATCAATAGTGGTTTTGTTGGCTGTATTAGCAGATTAATAattggagagaaagaaatcgatttgATTGGTGATCAAACTGATAGTGTTGGAATCACTAATTGTGAAACTTGTGCTGAAAATCCTTGCAACAACGGTGGTGTATGTCAAGAAGCTGCTACAAAAAATGGATACCTTTGTCTATGTCGTGCTGGCTATAGTGGAAAACATTGTGACTACATTGGCCAATCCTGTTATCCAg gtgCTTGTGGTGAAGGCAATTGCGTAAACAAGGAAACTGGCTTCGAATGTTATTGTCCTCCTGGAAGAACCGGCCCTCGTTGTGAGAACTCGATAAAAATCTACGAACCAGCCTTCTATGATGATAAATCCTTTATAGCACATGAAACACCAAAAGCTCTCAGACG gGCGAGAATGAACCCGATCAAAACATACGGTCGATTAAGAGCACGCAACGCACAAGTTAGAAAGCCGCGATCAAGGCCACATCACCACAATAAGCTGCACCACACGAAACATTAG